From the genome of Anopheles funestus chromosome 2RL, idAnoFuneDA-416_04, whole genome shotgun sequence:
ATGCCCAGAAATTCGGCCGCTCTCCGTATGATGTGTAGAAAAATCGGGATGCAGCCGAGAAACAGCAGCCACGTGTGCATCCAAACCAGTGTTGCACCGCAGGCGTAAAACAGCAGCCGAAAATATGTgtcactttcgagcgattcCACGTTGCTCAGCATACTGGGTGGGTAGGTAGTTCCGTGGCCGAGCGGTTCGTTCATCGTGCTGGAAAGCTGTGGCGTCGCCGTGACGTCAAGCCGCAGCTTTGCTTTAATCTCCTCAATACGCGATCCTTCCAAATGGGCCGGATTTGTGGCGAGCATAGAGTCCTCCAGCCTGTAGCTAGTAACGTCTAGCAAGCTATGCCACTTGTCGATGAAGCGCACGTTGCGTTCATCTTTTTGCAGGTTGTATATCAATCCGATCAGCCCGTACATGAGTAGGCCGAGAAATACGGGCACCTGTAGCGCTCCGAGAAAACTGCTACCATACCCAACGATAACCATCCACAGAAACTGGCCAATCACCAGGAACGGCATGGAATGGTCCGGTGTCCAGAGGAAGTATACGCTTACGACGTACACCACCAATATTACGACCACCATTTGGAGCGAGAGCGAACCCAGCAGCGTTCGGAACAGCGAGTGAATCCACACGATAAAGTTCCATATTGAGAAAAACACCTCACTGGGCGTTAGCCACAGTATGAAACGCAACGTAACTAGCCCACCGACTAGCCCCGTTATTATCTTCAGATGGTCCTTTAACCAGCTGGTAAGAAACTCTCCCAGTGAATCCACCCAGCACAGAGGAGCGCCCACCACACCAAGCAACAGGTATTTGTCATCCTTCTCGATCCGCTCGATCCAACGCTTCAGCGAAGCGGATAGATGTTTCTTCGCCGGAAACAGTACCGCGCCGAACAAAAATGCCCACAGGAGTGGCTTAAAGAAGGGGGCCAGCACGAGTGTTACACCGATGACGACCGCGATCACGCCGACCACGAGCACATTGTACAGTGCGTTACGGAGCGGTTTTTCATGCCCTTGATTTCGTAGGTTAAGCCACACGTTGAACAatccatcgatcgatcgtttaaATGGAGCGGGGCTTGGCCGGGTACTCATTTTGCACCCCGATCGACGTGTGCTGCACAGAAAGAACTAACGCCGTAGCCtgtgcatttgttttcttgctGTAAACGAATGCTGTTAAGCACTGATGGGTTCGATTATTTCATGGCTAGCGAGTTGCTTCTAAAGGGTGTGTAAGATGAGGTTGATTTGCACGAAGGAAAACACACGGCACATATTCGTCACGCACCAAGGCCAAACAAACTTTGCACCGCTGGAAAAACGGTATTTTTAGCGATGAAATCATAACAAACCGCTGTCACATTGGTTTAGGGTGACCAGAAAGCTTTGATCGTGGTTGACGTTTGAATAATTTGTACGTTATTGAAATATCCAGTTCATCATTAATTGGCCTGTTTTTATTActtcataaaaattaatgaaaattttatgaatttcGTCACCATTAGATAgtttaattcaataaaattattgGGCCCGAAAGGCCCACTGACAGTCATAACGGACCACCATGGGAATGAAACACTGTGATATGTCAAATGTAGCTTGTTTGATGCTTGTGCTTCGactgaaacataaacaattacTTATTTCCGTTCAGAACTAAAGTTTCGCAAAAATGCTAGCCAAAAGAAGAAGTTTAATCAATTCGGATGAAAAGCGTAAGTAGATCATCGACCCTATCTTCGAAAACATGTCTAATTATGTCGTTCGTCCATTAGGCAAAGCGCTGCAGAATGTCGTTCTTGCACGGGGCCGACTCAAGGGTGCATTAAAAACCGTCGCCAAATCGTCGGACGATAGCAGTAGCTATGAGGATAGCGAAGAAGATGCGCAGGTAAAACGAAAGCGCATAGAGTCTCCCCCCGTTTATCAGCCGTGCATCATAAACCTGTTTAACCGCGGCATTGATGTTGCCCGCTTCCGCGAAAATTCACCACTCTATCCGATGTGTCGCGCTTGGGTGAAGAACAATCCGCGGGAGAAGCTGGAAGAAACGGTCGTTCCCACCACAAAACCGCGCACTGCCATTAAGCGAGAACAAAATGCAGATATCGTAAAGCAGTTGGCTAATGGAGAGCTGCAGGAGATAAAAGAAATGCCTCGACCGGCATCCACGGACATGGAGCCGTTCCTTGTGGTAAAGTGTGATCCAGCAGATGAATTTGATATTGATAAATCGCCATTGACTAAAGATGAGTTAATTGCTGGTCATCTAGTGAATTGGAGGAAAATTCGCGAATCTAGTATTGCACACCGTAAGCAGTACGAACAGGCACGGTATGGTAcgagttttaaattattagaaGCACTGAAGAAGTGAAGCTTATCCCTCTAGTGGGTTCGGTCTTTATTCGCACGACAAAATTATATCAATACAGAGAATGAGAGAACCTGCTTTTTGTACTGACCTCAACATATGCTATACTGTAcgatttaattaataaactaTAATTTGCATAAATCAATGTTATGTGCGGGAAATTTTTTAACTACAACCACGCAAGGTTTACATGATATTGGGTAGCTTTTAGATGTGTTGTCATTTAACAATGGTTGATGGTTTGTAAAATGAAACCCATTTTGTCTGCTACTAACAGGCGAGGTTGCTGATACATTATTTATCTGTAGTCGGTTATTTCTAAATCGATTCATAATCTCTCTTATATGATGGAATCtggttttgtgctttgttCCGTTTTGAATGCGTACCTTTTTAGCAGAAGACTCAGGATCGAGATCATACGTTAGTTGAGTATAATTCCTTTTACAAGCACtgaaataagaaataatttaataacacaatacatcaacaaAGCTGGTAGCGAATTGTTTACCTTCCAGTGCAGTCGTCGTTTTCACCCTGAAAACTGCTATTCATTGAAGTGGATTGTTCCAATGATTCATTTGGATTCGCTCCATCATTAGTGGTGCTCATATCCAACCTATTCGCCGGTTCAACCAAAGAACGGAATGGTGAAAATTGACTCATATTATCGCGTAGTATTGGGAACATCCTTTTCACGGCTTGGTTCCTAATTTTCGCTTCACGCACTTTTTCGTAGTGTGAACGAGATTTGTTCCGGAATTTGATGAACATATCCAAAGTTGAAATACATTCACTGCACAAGCTGAACGATTCATATGCCTCCGGGGTAATACTGATACCCATGATATTATCGATGAAGCTTAGCAAATCCGGCCGGACAAGCGGAAACACAATATGTAGATTTGcggcaccaaaacaaaaatggcaataaTCTTTGTCTTCGGAAGTAGGGCTGGAACAGTAAATCATATGTTTATTGGAAACCCCTTAAACAACAGTAGGAAAAAACCTATGCTTACACCACTATTTCGGGCTCCATCTATGCAGTGAAGAaggttttgtttacgtttaaCTTTTGGTGCCAGGAAGCCAATGTTTCAGAACCACACGATCCTTTCGCTACGAACTTCTATTGGATATTCAAAGCAACCAAACTTATGATACAACGGGAATAGGTAGTAAGTTCAAATTGAAAATTCCAAGCTTATGATGGTTTATCCGATTCAATTCGCGCCTACTATCTGGCGTCTGGCGTTCAAATtacgacaaacaaaaaaagcctcGGAATTCGTGTTGTCAAAGACGTATGTCAGAATGATTTTCTATTGTCAATAGAATGTCAAcggattttaaatttatgcaaCAATATGAAGGTACATTTATCGCTTATTTAGGGAAGAGTTCGTATGCGAATGTTAGTTAAGATCAAGCAAAATCTCTTTATTTTGTCTATTAAGTATTCTATAATTTCTATAGATACGCGTAATTTCTACTTATTCAAAGAGTCGAAAGGTCAACCATAGCCGTGAAGATGTACAGTGCCAGGCAATAGACAAACTCCGACTAGATTTGATATTAGAAGAACCTTAAGTCAGGAGCCGCtacaattataattttattgacTAACTTCTTTGTTACGATAGTATTACGCGCTATACGATTCCAGATTCCATAGCACGTTTGTATCGCAAGTTCGGACAAGATATTGTtccaaaattattttctatgaAATATGTTAGAATGTTAGTATACAGCACATGGGAGTGAGATACTTAATTCAATGTACGATCATTAAACTGTACTTAACATTTCTTTCACAAAGGTAATCTTAGCATCCATCGCCGATAAAAATCATAATTGAGCTAGGATGATTTTGAGCTAGGAAGTTGAGCAAATGAACTTATATTTGAACATAAAATATCTGTGTAAAACCTCTTCCAGATGCTGTATATATACACAGAATACTTACCGTTTGCCGTTTGATCATTGATTCAGTGACAAATCTATTATTTGACACATTCGCATCTACGACACTTGCACCTTCGAACATCCAAGAAAAATGCCGAGTTACCAATGACAAAACCAACACTGGCTCAGGACAGAAAGCACATAATTTTGAACGCAGTGTTGACCATTATTGAGGGAAACGAAGTTCAGCGATCAGTATACCTAATGCACCGTTACCTCGACAATCGAAATAAACAATCTTCGGATTTGTTGTTATGTTTCTAAACTCACATTTCATTAGCTTTCACTTCTCATTCTTTACTTCCACTAACACGAAGTTTTACGGATATACATTCGTTGCAACCACCGGGTTTCTCGATCAAGTTTTCGTCGTCAGCCGGATTGTGTTGTACCGACGTACACAGAGTGGAAACATAACCTAGAAAAAGACAACAGTGATTAGAATGACGCTTTTCTGCCTGTCTGCATCGTACAACATCAcggcatttgttttgtgttaccTTGCGGCGGCAGAATGTTCTACCCGTGGAAAGCATAGCGAAGTTGGAGCATGTTTACCGGAGTCTTCTTGCCTCACGTTCAGATTCCAGCAGGGTCAGAATGTCGCCCTCGCGGACGGGACCCTTTACATTGCGGATGATCTGTCGGTTTTGCTCGTTCAGGAACTCCACCTTCACCTGGGTACACTGTCCCTGCGATCCGGTACGGCCCAGAACCTTGGTAACGCGCGCGAGCACAAACGTCTTGTCCATATTGAGCTAGGATGAACAAATTTCGGTAATTTTCACCGATTTCCGTACAAGCGATCTGCTTGAGGCAAAAcacgagaaagaaagaaatttggCACTCCACAAACGTCACCTGTCAAAACGTTCAAGCTGTTGTGACGGTTGACAGGAAGTGGCCCGGTGAAAAGGCTATTTTAAAAGTATCACCAAAACGactcaaacattttaaaatgataaaataaattggaaaaaaggatttcGTAAATTATGATTCCTGTTTTTACATATACAATCgagaaattttaacaaaagaagaatgaaaacatACACAAGAAAATAATCTGCTGACCAAAAGCGTCATGTGACAAATTGTGGTAGAAGCCGgcaattgttgttgttgacatTTTAAAAAGTCATTCTTTTTATAGATCTTTGCCGGCGCTCACGTTCGGCATTGGAAACGTTTGGAAGACTGTGTAAAATGGTCTTTAAATGCCAAGAAGATAGCTTTTTGCAAGAATTTCGAACAAAGGTGGTGTCCTGCGAAAACGCTGCAGGCGGTTACAACGTTGTATTTGAAGATACCATCTTGTTCCCCGAAGGTGGCGGGCAACCTACCGACCATGGATTTGTGGCAGGTCGGAAAGTAACGTCGGTTGTGCGCAAAGGAGCTATAGCCGTCCACTTTGTAGAAGACGAAGGGAATAATAGTGCACCGTTTGCTGCCGGGGAGGAAGTCCTACAGCGTGTAGAATGGTCTCGCCGGTTTGATCATATGCAGCAACATTCTGGCCAGCACCTCATAACAGCTATATTTGACCGCGAGTTCAAGTACAACACCAGGTCCTGGTGGTTGGGTACGGAAAGTTCGTATATCGATCTCGATGCGAAGGACATTGGCCGCGAGCAACTCGAAAGGGTGGAAAGCATATGCAACCAGCTGATTGTCGATTGCACTCCCGTCGAGGTTAACGTGTACGAACCGGACGATCCGGCGCTGAAGTCCGATGTTACGCGAGCAACCCGTGGCCTCCCGGAGGATGTATCGGGCCCTTTACGCGTAGTAACGATAGCCGGTATCGAAAGTAACATGTGTTGCGGAACGCACGTTCGTAATCTAAGCCAATTGCAAACAATTAAGCTGCTTAGCGTCgagaaagcgaaaggaaagtGTCTAGTGCATTTCCTGGTAGGAGGCCGTGTGCTTCGAAAACTGACGGAATGCTACGATCGAGAGGTTCAGCTGAACACGCTTTTAAACGGTGGCCCCTCTTCGCACATTGAACTGGCGAAGAAGCTACAAACTACCGTACGAATTACGCAGCGTACTGCTAAAAAGCTGACTACCGAGCTGGCCACAGCTGAAGCGGAAAAGTTAAACGCACTACGGGCCAATGGCCCACCGATGTACGTTCTGCTTCATCGAAACGATGGACAGGAGTCGGATTTCATCAATACGTTTCTTCGCGTAGTGAAGCTGCCCgattgctttttctttctcacgaACGCCGACACGGACGGTAGTGGAAAAGGGCAGCTCGTTCTGCAGGGCAAACCGGAGGATGTTGCCAAACTGGGTCCAGAAATATGTAGTCTGCTGGAAGGAAAAGGTAATGGAAAAGGTACACGCTTTAATGCCAAAGTAAATAAGCTAAAAAATGTACCACAATGTGAAAAACTAGTCCGAGAACATTTTCCGTGTAACGACACTGCGGTTGAAAAATGAAGCGCAAATGGAAATAAAGCAGTATTCGAATGGTTCGAATTGTGATGCTTAAGaaagtttgcttttattttaaaattagcaaaatacGAAACATGAATACAAAAGGGGAATTATCGTTTGACGATACTTTACTAGAAGACTTCGTTGCGTCTCATTCTTGAGGTACTGAATAAATGCATCCGTTATTGAACAGCAAGACCACTTCTTCGAAAATGTCCTTCTCCAGTTAAGGCATCATGCGTAGTGCTCCATCCAAGCGAATGACCTCCCCATTCAGCATAGGATTATCGACGATGTTCTGAACCAGCTGAGCGTACTCAGCCGGTTCACCAAGACGTTGGGGGAATGGTACCGTTTTGGCTAGGAAAGCACGAACCTTATCCGGCAAGGCTTGTAACATCGGCGTATTGAACAGTCCAGGAGCGACCGTAACTATCCGAATGCCCTGCGTGCTGAGATCACGTGCGATCGGAAGCGTCATACCGACGACGGCCGCCTTGGAAGCGGAATAAGCCGCCTGTCCAATCTGCCCATCGTAAGCAGCTACCGATGCTGTATTCACGATGACGCCCCTCTGACCATCAGCATTCGGTTCATTCTCGCCCATCAATCCCGCCGACAGACGAATCACGTTAAACGTACCGGCCGTGTTTACCAGCAGAACGCGCTGGAAATCTTCCAACTTGTGAGCTACCTTCTTGTTGAAGTTGTACGTCTTCACGGCCACCGCAATGCCGGCACAGTTAACCGATACATCCAACCGGCCGAATTTACTTTTCGCCAGTTCCAGTGCACCACTCACATCCTTTTCAGACAGCACATCGACCGGAACGTACACCACCTTCTCTCCCAGCTCTTTGGCAACGTCGTTACCCTTGGAGGTTGGTAGATCGCACAGCAGCACATTATACCCGGCGCGGGCAAAACGTTCCACCGTGGCACGGCCAAGACCCGAGGCACCACCGGTTACGAGTGCGACTGCGTTCTTAAGCATTTCGTTCGTAGAAGGAATGGGAAATTTAACGAGCAAAATTCGTACACAAACGATAATGCACTTTGACCGGCGCTCTGGAACTGCGGTAATGTGCCGAGAATGATCTACGATGTTGTTATGCAATCGTATTATCAAAGTGAACAGTTCAATGAACTTTATACGATTGACAAGTGATCGTTGGCcgttgaaaaaaatgtaacatcaAAAGTTTGAAGAAgttaaaaatttatcattcaaTTACAAAATGTTGGAAATATAGTAAAAATAGCACAAATAAACACcttcaatcacacacacataccaccGAATTTGTTGTGACATATGGTTTGATTCCGGAAATAATATTGGGGTACtgctaaaataaattattaaactggttgtaatataaattttccgttgctttcaacacaaaataacactatttttatttttaaactaatgaaaaatgaaaaagatataaaaattagaTACATTTTGAATTGTGTTCATTGATACATGGTCTTATTTTCACCGGGCAAACCGATTATCAAAACTCAACTGACAGAACGAAAACAGGTATCGGGCAGAGAAGGACTACATTCAACATTGCGGTCGGCTGGAAGGTTATCGCCGAAATAAAGAGTGCTCTTTGTCGTGAAAGATGGCCATCACAAAAATTACTTCCGAAGACCAGTACAAGCAGCTGATCGGGTAGTGTGTTTGGCGGTGTTACGGTGTTTAAAGCACGTCGAATTCATTCATCATTTCTTTTCAACAGTGCCTCAACGGTGTCGGTGGTGCTATTTTCAGCCGAATGGGCTGAACAGTGTAAACAAATCAGCGATGTTATGAACGAGCTAGCCAAACAGACGGAATTTAAAGCGCTACAGTTTCTAGATGTACCGGCGGAAGATCTCTCGGAGCTGTCCATGCGGCACCAGATCGATTCAGTACCGACGGTTCTGTTTTTGCGCGACGGAAAAGCTGTCGATCGTATCGACGGCGTAGATGTGGGGACCCTAACgcagaaggcaaaaaaatatGCCGGCACATCGCTAACAACAAGCACAGCGGGCGACGGAGCAGACAATTTGGAGGAGCGTCTGAAAGCGCTCATAAATCGTTCCAAGGTGATGATCTTTATGAAGGGCGATCGCAATACCCCACGCTGTGGTTTCTCCAAGCAGCTGATAGCGATCGTTAACGATACCGGGTAAGTGACTGTGGAACAGCTGCACTAAGGCATTGTTATTCAAATGCAATTGTTGTGTTGCTTTCAGCGTTGAGTACGACACGTTTGATATACTGACTGATGAAGCTGTACGACAAGGACTGAAAACGTTTTCGAACTGGCCTACCTATCCGCAAGTTTATGTAAATGGTGAGCTTATCGGGGGACTGGATATCATCAAGGAATTATTGGAGGGAGGAGAGCTAAAGGAAACGTTAAGCCCTTAAAAAGGCGACTGTGCATGTAAAGCAGGACGCGTTTTACGTAcggttttcgtttcgtttcgtttggttaatttattattgcGTAAATGCAGCGTCGGGTTCCAACGCTTAACTAAGGCGCGGTGTAAAGTTTACAGAATGAAAATACCCGACGAAAGAATATGAACCAGAAAATaccaagaaaaaataaaccatcggGCTTTGGTTTGCTTACATGATTAGCGGTTGATCGGTTATGCTTTATGATTTCCAAGTCCCTTTGCAAGACACGGACAGCTGAACTTCACGATGTTAATCTAACGAACGGGTCTCGTCGACACTGACTATTCGCCATCGCGCTTCTTTTGCAGCTCTTTGCTAAACACGGCCAGTTTCTTCTCCATTACCTCGCGAATGGTATCACGGATTTTGGACTTTTCGATGCCAATCGTTTCGATCTTTTCTAGCTGCTCCTGAACGTATTCGACACGCCGTTTGAAGAAGGCCTTCGCGCTTTCGAGATCCTGGCAAACGAAAGATTTGAGCATTCAGATGCCTGCGATTTACAATGAACATATACTCACATTCTCTACGTAGTAACCGGTACCGATTTCAATGATGACATTATTAGCATCCTTAATCGTGCCGGGCACGTACATGCTCCtgtggaatggaaatttaCATTACATCATTACAAAGCAAACTATACGTACGGTCTACGATACGCGCTGCGGTCTTACCCCGTCAATGGTACTAGAATTTGCTTATCGTTCCAATCCTCTTTGAACTGTTCCAAAGCTTCCTTCGAAGCAGAGTATTTCGATCTTGCCATCTTGATGTTGTTCAGCGATTCTTGAAAGATTGATAATTCCTAAAACCAAAGTACCGAGAGCATAGCTATCACATTACAATCGAACTGTTACGGCCGGCAAACAATCGTCCAACCTGATCTAGTTGATTTTTCAGCTGAGTCAATTGCTGCAGATTTAGCGTGTTGAGATCGATTTGCTGCATCTGCGGCTTTTCGGTGGTGGATATATGTGCCATCGTGGTCGTTCTGCACTGCTGATGTGTGATATGGGTTTTACAGGATGGAAATGATGTTGAGGAAAAGTGGCTAGAATTTATCCGTAGGCGGTAACTTCCCGTTAAGGGAAGATTATTGTTCTTCTTCGTCTATCTGACTGCCCGTTCACGACGAATTGCTGTGAAACTTCGGATGGCCTTCTATGTCAAATAGGTTTGCATGCGTTCAGACCAGTGCTGCCAAATCAGTCGAAAAGATGCCGTGAAGTTACGAAAAATAGATGTATGCACTGCACTAGTTGTGTGAATTGTGTGATAAGATCACTCTTCAACAACAGAAGAATTTTACACAGTTTTTGAAGACTGATAGCATTAACGTgggattcattttttttgtttctagttCGTATGATTGTGGGGAAGTACCTCACGCTTCCAGCACTGCGCTAGCAAACACATTGCTGTCAAGCCAGTTGTCATCAACCGAATGTCAATATAATTTCCAAAATTACCGCCTTTTGCTTGGAGCTGACAGTAAATTAAGGAGGCACAAGGAAATATTTGGAGATCGTAACAAACGGAGTTTAAAAATCATTGTACAAACTATATTGTAGATAATTGTGATGAAGCCGAAAGCGGAACTGTATGGTAGTCAGAATCCTGGACCAGAAAGAATGGAACTTTTAGCATCGGATACGCTTTGTTCTCTGCACAAATACAATCTGCGAAGCAAAGGTAGTTCATAACCGCGAAACTGTTGCTAGTTGCATTGAACTTACTGTTTGCTTTTATCCCCTATCCGTAGGACCACCGAGATATGTACGCTTTTCTGATGATGAATGTCCCATTTGTCTAGAAGACTTCAACTCTCCGGTGATAGTAAACTGTGGCCATTCGTTTTGCAAACGCTGCATCGAGAAGTGCATGAAAATTGGCAAACATGCAGTATGTCCGATATGCAAGGACAAATTAGTTAAACGGCTATTTCTGTACAATCTGCAGCACTTTAAGCATGAGATCACATCAAATACTGAGTATCGAAGTAGTACACCTACGGTGCAGAAGAAACAAGACACAAAACACTCGAACAAACCCATGAAGGCAGCTAGACGAACAGTTGCTTAAAATCCGTGATGTCTGAAAAGATATGTAATATTGATGTACCTATATACTGTAGCTTTAgcctattgttttgttttttcaaacgatctgattgttttgtttaaaatcttAACATTTTGCCGCCTGTTTCTTTACTCTGCCATGCAAATGTGCGCGAGTTTTTCAAGTATGACATGTCATGTgtaaataattacaaatattCCGAATCGCATGTTACATTTTGTCGAATTTCATGATTAGGAGGAACAAAGGATCAAATCAAAGGTGATAAAACATGTTGAAGCGGCCGAAGCTTGTATTTTTGTTAGCAAACCCCAAATGTACAGCGCTCTTTcatcaatatgtgtttgtTGTACAAACGATTATAATTAACCATATTATGTATAAGCGCATTTGTTCTACTGCTACACATAAATCTTATCCACTGTAACGGGAATATCTACTGCtgtgaatttatttcatcCTTCAGTACATGTATATCACATCGGTTTTGCTATACAGCGTCAATGTAGTCCTTTTGACCGTTATGTTGAGAGACAGTTCTATGGACACACTACTAGCTGAGATAAAACACTCTTCTTGTAGAATAAGAATAATATTCTGCTAATTTTCTGCAATAATAATACATACAGTTTTAGCATGTGCTTAATGCGCAGTGTCACGATTTTATAGTTTTCTTAAAAGCCGCATTCGTTAAACTACATTGAACGAAACGTGTAACATTATACAATCAAGATGCACCATTCAGAATCGTCATTCGGATCTTTCCGAGTTGCCGAGCGGATTGGTACTGGGCAGATCCTTGTCATCGATCCGCCGGTGACGGTCGGAGAAATCTTTTGTAAACACATTCATTTCTACCTCCTTCCGGTTGGCCAGCTTTTTGGTCGCTATTTTGCTGTACCGATCTTCCGGAATTTCATATTGCGTGATGTTAGGCTGTGATGCACTATTTCGCCTACAGTCCAGATCGTAGTTGTACGATCGGGTTAGGTTTAAGCTATTCGGAGGCGTTTGCGTACGTTGGACATTGTTCGCTTGTTGCTCCTCGCTGGACAACAATTTGGCACCACCGGGGAGCGGCAACGGTTTTCGGGCCTGTTGTGGTTCCTCATTTGCTTCCGTTGCGGCATCGATGGGTGCCGGAACGCGGAACACGGTATCGTAGCGAGGTTTTAGCAATGAACAAATTTCCTCTATCCCTTCAAGCGATTGCTGCAGCTCACCTTGAGGATTGGTTGGCCGAATGTTGCGTCGCAACACGGTCAGATACTGGAGCAGCTTGGCCCGGCCCACGGACATGATGTTGTACGCATTTTGCAGCTCAATACGAAGCAGTTCAGGATCCTTAAAGTGAGAtaaaatttcgttttaaaaactCTCAACGATGATTGCAAACCTAAACTACACACAACGTACATCCTCTCGGTATCCGTCCGTTACGGTTGGATCACGAACGTCCGGTTGAGTTGAATCCGTGATCGCTTTTTTAGTAGCTAGACAAGCTGCTTGGCGCAGCTCGACGGCCGTTGCTTTCCGCATCGAACCACTGTTCCTTGGCAGTGAGCTGGCCCGGTGATGTTCGTCAGCCTTGCTTGCAACACTCGACGATCGGCTTTGCAGTGGATGATCATCGACAGCGACCTGGGCACGACGCTGATGAACGGTGGGCAGTGTGGAATACTTCATCTGCGACAGTTCGACCGTTTTCGAACGCATCCCAACTGCTGGCTGGGGTTGCTGGTGCGGTTGACGCTTTGGAGACGAAAGGAAGATCATTGCACCGGGCGGACGTTCGTATACTTTGGGAGATTTCATGTGCAGCGCATGGCGTATCACGAGCGCTATGTCGACGTTGCTAGGATACCGCATCAGGTACGAAAGGCAGGTTGTGTAGTCACTATAAATTACTGGAAAGtaggaatacaaaaaaaaaacattatttttctaagCCAAATAATCTATAAGACGATACTAACACTTATCTCTAATTCGTATCAACATAGCCACGACGATGTAATTAATCAGACCAAGCTCATCTCCTTCGCCGAATATTGCATCCCACAGTAGCAGCAAGTCTTGCAATGCAAATTCACGCCCAAAAAGCAAACGTAACCAGCGGCtggaagtgaaat
Proteins encoded in this window:
- the LOC125775099 gene encoding TBC1 domain family member 5 encodes the protein MVVDPDLQEAEPSSLTAGHGRSGVVKYELEWQTIMTIANETNLLHLRQLAVGGELRASPFRSVCWAVFLGVLERPGSKSWPQQRYEARAHYRRLKDQFVLNPHQQTTDVRDDPLSQSKQSLWNQHFCDQELCAVIKQDVVRTFPGVDFFRKPTIQELMTNILFCYARQYPAMCYRQGMHEILAPLIFVIHSDQQALAHIQELHPDIDRNLLTILDPQYLEEDSYALFSEIMSKIESFYRITDVVPTATGYFPAQTPGSPMSSSPAGTKRKPEVEVVEQLNYIKDKILIKEDLHLHNHLLKLDIPLAIFGIRWLRLLFGREFALQDLLLLWDAIFGEGDELGLINYIVVAMLIRIRDKLIYSDYTTCLSYLMRYPSNVDIALVIRHALHMKSPKVYERPPGAMIFLSSPKRQPHQQPQPAVGMRSKTVELSQMKYSTLPTVHQRRAQVAVDDHPLQSRSSSVASKADEHHRASSLPRNSGSMRKATAVELRQAACLATKKAITDSTQPDVRDPTVTDGYREDDPELLRIELQNAYNIMSVGRAKLLQYLTVLRRNIRPTNPQGELQQSLEGIEEICSLLKPRYDTVFRVPAPIDAATEANEEPQQARKPLPLPGGAKLLSSEEQQANNVQRTQTPPNSLNLTRSYNYDLDCRRNSASQPNITQYEIPEDRYSKIATKKLANRKEVEMNVFTKDFSDRHRRIDDKDLPSTNPLGNSERSE